ACATGAACAATGTCTCAAGAAAAGCACAAACAATCCACTGGACCAAACTATGATCATGAACTAGTTATTAGAGATAAACTTGTTTAATTCCTCACACTATAtagcataaattatagctagctagcacttCAATTCTGTACAACACCATAATGATTATTATCATTTAAATTTCTGATTGTCATTAATTGCTACTGATTTTTTAACGTGTAATTATTACATGAaaagtggtaaagatcattaactaagCAAACCATTAAGAGTGATATGCATGCATCATTATACCATGCACTACCTAACCCTTCATTAGGTGCCTTATTccttatctataattatggacgcTGATGGGAAAAATTGACTATTCAGTGCCTGTTACCGAGGAAACAATTGATCACCATGGAAACGATATTATGAATAAAACTTTTTTTTCATTATCAAAATACAAGATGTAAAACTAGTGAAAATCACATGAAAAGTGGTTAAATGAACAAGAGCGTATAATTTAAACTATAATTGTCTAGTGCCTAAGTGTTGGTATAGTGTCATGATGGTGTTGACTGATCCATGACCTCCAGTCCtgcatgaggagggagggagacACAAGAGTCAGTAACTAGCAAACACTGTGGGCACTATACACACTTGCACTACCAGTTGACAGTATGTATTGCTGtacttagtataattattcactataattatcgtggCACTATACTGACGAGCAAGCTCACAAAGGTAATGGTGAAAGTGATGATTCACTAGGTAACTCACTGGTATGCTCcacacaggccttgtgaatgctgcgaactgcctctccgtcctcaatctCTGAGGCAATTTCCACTAATCGACCGTAAGTAGCTGACGATTTCAATGGATACATTTCAACAATACTTTTACTCTTCCATTTCTTCAGAGCAGTGTAAAATCTCCCAGGGATATTATCAATCATGGAAGGACTCTGATCGATAGCGTATACctcagcatcactgaggcccagcctgtgcttgtaATCGTTGTATCCAGCAATCACAgtagacaactggagaagagcttCATCCGAGCACTCTTGACTCAACTGAGCTGTAGTCGCTGTCGTCTCACGTTGTTGAACTGTACAGATTAAACATACACAGTTAAGTGACATCATTTCCTCTATaaaatgtacagtactgttcggatttacaaaataatactACAGTCAAACCAATGCACAGTATCTGCTACCTGACTGAGTagttgtgtgtggagtggctaGTGGAGTCACTGCATTACCTGTGAGGAGGATATGACAATATAACAGTCATACACTAGAGTACCACTTCATTACACAATGTTACGATCAAGCTACTCTTAGACCTAAGAGCTAAGAATCCAAGGTGCCATAATAAAAGCTTCACACTATATTATACATTTAATTTTTTGGGGCAGAGAACAAGCTTTCCAAATAAAAAGTAATAAtgtaatacatgtaagtatagaAGTTGTAGGGCTTAGTATGATGAATTAATGGGATTACGGACAACAAAGAAAGTAGTTACTTGAGGTTAGATAACTGCATTACCTGTGAAGATAATTAACAATAACAGTCATGAGACATTCTTACACGATGCAACGACTGCTGCATAGCTTCAATCTATAGATTGACCACTTGTACATACATTTATGTATAGTGTCACTATAATAAAGCTTCACACGCAATGGTAAGTgggtttgcatgcatgctcttaCCGATACTTTTTCTCAGGCAGTGGTACACGGTGAAGAAATGCTTCTGGTTCTTGGAGATCTCACAACTGATAAAGCCTTTGAAGTGACCATTTGACGAGGCTTTGAATTCCAATTCATTTCCAGTCCCGCAGATTTTCGGACATCTCTTCCTCCACTTGAAAGAGAGGCTTGGACCTAGGTCCTCAGCAAATGGAAGAGCAAGGAGAGTAACATCATGTCCCAGGCTGActtcctgcacacacataaaAAACAATAAGAAGAAAACTATCTGAAATGCAGGTACAAATAATCATTAGAAATCCTTCACTAACCTTTGCAAACCAACATTCTTGGTGAGGGCTGAGAGAAactttgtgtgtgcagttaaAGCAGGGATCAACTCCTGTTGTGAGGAGGCAAAGCTTGGAACTATCTTCATGTTTGCCACAATAGCAGTCGAAGGCAATAATCGGAGTGAGTAGTGGACTAATATCCTTCATCACCAACAGGAGGGTTGAGAGGACGTAGGAACAGAGCTCGTGCATCGTATGGTCCTTGTATTTTCGAATAATTCGTATTTCGTAGCTATCAACGTGAGAAATAAGGGTAACAAAATGCTTGGCAGATTCATCAATGTGAAAGGAGACAAGGTTTCTCTTTACTGGAGAATCAGTGGCAAGTTTCCAAGTCATGCCCAGAATGCCTTTGCCTTTACTTCCCCTTGAGACCAAATCACTGATCATGGCACAGAATATTCCAGTGGGAACGTATTGGGGGTCAAATGTGATCTTGATTGGAGAGGGTGTATCAATGCCAGTGGGGGGTGGTTTCGTTAGTTCCTCGGGAGATGCACACTTGAGAATAGCAGGGATGAAATACGTCGTTTCGATTTTTTCTGTGGTATGGCCTTCCTTCACCACTGCTGTGATTTTGGCCAAAAGATGGGAATGCTCGAGCAGTATGAGCAGCTTCTCAACAGGAATCAACTGGTCTTTCTTCACACCCTGGTTTTCTTCCGAATGGCATCGAGTGATTGTTTTCAGTGAGAATTGCCCCTTTAGTATCCAATTCTTTCTCTCAGCTTCCTTGAAGTGAATACTGCTCTCTTTAGAATGGAGCTCCAGCAGCGGATTGACAACGAGGACACTAAGGCTGTTGAATACCACTTGGGGGTTGCAAATGACAAAGTTCCCAAACCAACCATCTTTGTCCTTGATCTCTGGATGATAGATCAAAGCTCCAACGTACCGATCCAGATACCAAACGGTGAATCGAACCTCCTCCTCTCTCATCTTTAACCCCTCGGTACCGATACGAATGCATTCTTCCATAGACACAATGTCAAACTCTTTTCTCAGTACAACTCCAAACAAAAGCTGTTGTGGGCGAATTCGAAGCTTGGCATCTTTGAAATAGCTACTGAATAAGCCATGAAGATGTTCACGAAGAGGTTCCATATCAGAATCAGTGCCTTCGTAGTTGTCCACTGCTATGAATTTCTTGTCTTTTGGGTTAGAAAGTAAATCCTCAAACTTGCTGGTAATCGTGCTCACGGCTTCGTTTTTCTCCGTTAACTTTTGCTCTAAACGGTTTTGGACACATTTATTGAAAGGGTCCGAGTTGAGGTGTTGGCTGATTGTTTGCTCAATGGCAGCTGTGTCTTCTGCACTGACGTTAGCTTGCTTATCACTCTTCTTTTGAGTCAAAATGTCCCGAATTGCTTTCTTTTGTTCGTGTTCTTCTaggctcttgctggcagtggtactatcgctcttgcagACAGCTTTTGTTGAGGCACAATATTTCTCGTATAGAAGATCGACTTTGATTTGCATTGCCAGTTCATCCTTGAAAGTACCTATGAGGGTAGCAACAGGCTTAGTAGAGCCTAGATTGCCCAGTTTACTACACTGCTCTCTGTCAATATCCGAGTCAATCTTAGTATGATGGTTGATACCtgagaggatttgagagagcGTTTCTCTGTTTGTGTAAGTTGAATCGTACGGTGTGATCTTGTCCTTTCCTCGTTCGTAGGAGACTTGACACATGTCATCGAGGTCTTTGTCCAGTCGAAAGAATACCAGAAAAATCCCTGCGCCTTTGCTTAGAAAAGGAAACATCTCCACAAATCCAGGCTGCCCACCTATATCGACCAGATTGAGTAGGACTTTGTTCAGCAGCTCTTTAGTGTACTCTCCTGAACCCACAATACTCCGAAGTCTCGACACAACCTTTTCAACATCTACAGTGGTCACTTTCCCGACCTTTTTCGGTGGTTCTGGTGTTTGCCCAGGTGTTGGTGATACCGTTTCTTTGGGTGCAGTAGCAGCTTCATCGATCTTGAGTTGAGTTTGCTTCTTTGGGTCAGTGGTTTCTTTTGTGGGCTGTTCCTTAGGTGGACTGACAGTGCTGTCTTCAATAGGTTCACAGGACATAAGGTAAGAGAAGATAAATTGTGTTTCTTCCTCTAGGCTTGAAGATGCTTTGAATTCAAGCTTTGTTCCAGATTTGTCAACAAAGGCCAATACTTGTTCACACTCGGCTAGTAATGTACTGCAgcgtttcctttgatcttcgGGCAGCAAAGACAGGTTAGTAATGGATCCAACAAGCCGCTGTCGAGTGGTCGTTTTTCCAAGACCCGAGGGACCAATGAAGTGCGTCTTGAGATAATGTAGCTCTATAGTGCCACTTGTGTCGGCCATCAGCTCATCCAGTTTTTTCAAGTAGGTTCGGTTTTGAATATTGACTGTAAAAGAGCAAACAATCGGTCATACGTAATTATTTATTAAAGCAAAGTACTTAATTTCAGTAAATTGAGGTATATAAATTGTAACATTAGATAAACGGTACCAACTACAATTGTGTTCAATGGTTCGGGAGCTAAATTTAGTAGttccaattttatgattttctgaacaAGACATCTCCACTGGCAAGTTTATGGTGAATGGTTGTCTATTTGGtgatacgtataattatatagtagccATCATAAGTTTCCGTTTCGTTTTTAAAGCTGGCATAACAACACAACAGCAACGCAAGGCAACTTATTACAAATTTATACGACgttagagcataattatacattgttaATGTAGCGTATGATACTATAAACGAGGCTATTTATTAAACctacccagttgctatgatacagaccccaagtggggaATATGATactttgttgcattttgagtgggcagatcaaaggaaacactgtgccaaaatctgccatatggcacaggtcaagccttgaactgtgccactatcagtatctagatactggcatagtatggctgaagttacctaaagcccaccatatggcacaggtcaagccacaggtcaagccttgaactgtgccactatctagatactggcatagtatggctgaagttaccatatggcacaggtcaagccacaggtcaagccttgaagtgtgccactatctagatactggcatagtatggctgaagttacctatagcccaccctccacccagtaaccctccacccagtaacctgaaacggtcccttttatagtacaacactgttaaacagattcagtggtaggcagaaaacatttttcatgcgtctggagcattacacagccaccacaagtagttgaaactagttgtcctataaaaggagtgatgtgtacatggaaaggaatgcacaaggaatgcagttgttacacagctcactcctgcgcacatgggatatattggctcagtagtgcctttgccctcgaggcctgcggccctaGGGACTAAGTCACtattctactctatctatgtaTGAAATCTTGAATCTTGGAGAATTCCGACAAGTCATCTGTTTAGGTAATGTTAAATTCGTACGGAATGACGCACAGGGAATGTCCCTTTAATCATTGGTGAGGTTTTACAATAAATCACTTAAATGTTGCAATCTGATGAATTGCACAATTTCAGCAGTTGGAACGAACTATAACATAGACATACACTGCCCTAGCTCAGTGTATTTACTGCATGTTCT
This is a stretch of genomic DNA from Halichondria panicea chromosome 1, odHalPani1.1, whole genome shotgun sequence. It encodes these proteins:
- the LOC135352207 gene encoding uncharacterized protein LOC135352207; this translates as MATGEDSGLVPWSRKKLGLKTPERRTRLDTEPDTPRRLETEPDTPSVQEQLARDLYEAVYNKDVSKVRSVLGQGANPNHQLYWSEEWRDNYSIPPVHRACYYGYLEITRALVSGGADIEKGDGRWGMTAFHWACRGGHMETVVYLSQKMKCHIDARDKGNLTPLHRACVSGHIQVVKYLVEVLKVDVDVTDDWGKTPLDVAVDWGHTEVVDYLKSHQPSTPKPDTLNGSEQLLSNSIVDKTSSMTSDPLSGKQTPSAGNEQPETTDTPNGSKHPSTSKEGPNPINIQNRTYLKKLDELMADTSGTIELHYLKTHFIGPSGLGKTTTRQRLVGSITNLSLLPEDQRKRCSTLLAECEQVLAFVDKSGTKLEFKASSSLEEETQFIFSYLMSCEPIEDSTVSPPKEQPTKETTDPKKQTQLKIDEAATAPKETVSPTPGQTPEPPKKVGKVTTVDVEKVVSRLRSIVGSGEYTKELLNKVLLNLVDIGGQPGFVEMFPFLSKGAGIFLVFFRLDKDLDDMCQVSYERGKDKITPYDSTYTNRETLSQILSGINHHTKIDSDIDREQCSKLGNLGSTKPVATLIGTFKDELAMQIKVDLLYEKYCASTKAVCKSDSTTASKSLEEHEQKKAIRDILTQKKSDKQANVSAEDTAAIEQTISQHLNSDPFNKCVQNRLEQKLTEKNEAVSTITSKFEDLLSNPKDKKFIAVDNYEGTDSDMEPLREHLHGLFSSYFKDAKLRIRPQQLLFGVVLRKEFDIVSMEECIRIGTEGLKMREEEVRFTVWYLDRYVGALIYHPEIKDKDGWFGNFVICNPQVVFNSLSVLVVNPLLELHSKESSIHFKEAERKNWILKGQFSLKTITRCHSEENQGVKKDQLIPVEKLLILLEHSHLLAKITAVVKEGHTTEKIETTYFIPAILKCASPEELTKPPPTGIDTPSPIKITFDPQYVPTGIFCAMISDLVSRGSKGKGILGMTWKLATDSPVKRNLVSFHIDESAKHFVTLISHVDSYEIRIIRKYKDHTMHELCSYVLSTLLLVMKDISPLLTPIIAFDCYCGKHEDSSKLCLLTTGVDPCFNCTHKVSLSPHQECWFAKEVSLGHDVTLLALPFAEDLGPSLSFKWRKRCPKICGTGNELEFKASSNGHFKGFISCEISKNQKHFFTVYHCLRKSIGNAVTPLATPHTTTQSVQQRETTATTAQLSQECSDEALLQLSTVIAGYNDYKHRLGLSDAEVYAIDQSPSMIDNIPGRFYTALKKWKSKSIVEMYPLKSSATYGRLVEIASEIEDGEAVRSIHKACVEHTITDSCVSLPPHAGLEVMDQSTPS